The proteins below are encoded in one region of Cyanobacteria bacterium GSL.Bin1:
- a CDS encoding glutathione S-transferase family protein, translating into MGKSLPPKLVIRAGQFIWTTMWNIMMSNLAPRDREGAYVRPNSEFREIIGNSAFPPESGRYRLYIGMSCPWAHRTLVVRALKGLQEAIPVTVVYPSPTEGGWVFDPLEAGCRSLAEFYQKAQPNYEGRSTVPMLWDSKNQAIVNNESSEIIVMLNNQFNEFASCPELDLYPETLQRQIEEWNAKIYPAINNGVYRCGFAQTQQAYDRACEELFSTLNEIEFTLENNRYLCGGHLTLADVRLFTTLFRFDAVYFGLFKCNRRRIREYPNLDGYLRDIYQLPGVSETCDIEAVKQDYYGNLFPLNPGGIIPSGPETDYLSQPHHRDQKTQRPMVEK; encoded by the coding sequence ATGGGTAAATCTCTTCCTCCCAAACTTGTGATTCGTGCTGGTCAATTTATCTGGACGACAATGTGGAACATCATGATGTCGAACCTTGCCCCGCGCGATCGCGAAGGAGCTTATGTTCGTCCCAACAGCGAATTTCGCGAGATAATTGGCAATTCCGCTTTTCCACCTGAATCGGGACGCTATCGGCTTTACATTGGCATGAGTTGCCCTTGGGCGCATCGAACCCTCGTTGTTCGTGCGTTAAAAGGATTGCAAGAGGCAATTCCAGTAACCGTCGTCTACCCTTCACCGACTGAAGGCGGTTGGGTATTTGATCCGCTTGAAGCCGGCTGTCGTAGCTTAGCAGAATTTTACCAGAAAGCGCAGCCAAATTATGAAGGGCGTTCGACCGTTCCGATGTTGTGGGACAGCAAAAATCAGGCAATTGTCAATAACGAAAGTTCCGAAATTATTGTCATGCTCAACAATCAATTCAACGAGTTTGCCAGTTGTCCCGAATTGGATCTCTATCCTGAAACGTTGCAACGTCAGATTGAGGAATGGAATGCCAAAATTTATCCGGCGATCAACAATGGCGTCTATCGCTGCGGCTTTGCACAAACTCAGCAAGCCTATGATCGCGCTTGTGAAGAACTGTTTTCTACTCTCAATGAAATTGAATTCACTTTAGAAAATAACCGCTATCTTTGCGGTGGTCATCTCACGTTAGCTGATGTCCGATTGTTTACTACCTTATTCCGCTTTGACGCTGTTTATTTCGGCTTATTCAAATGTAACCGTCGCCGCATCCGCGAGTATCCTAATTTAGATGGCTACTTGCGCGATATTTACCAGCTTCCTGGCGTCTCAGAAACCTGCGATATCGAAGCCGTCAAACAAGATTATTATGGCAATTTATTCCCGCTCAATCCCGGCGGAATTATTCCCTCTGGTCCGGAGACGGATTATCTCTCACAACCCCATCATCGTGACCAAAAGACACAAAGACCAATGGTTGAAAAGTGA
- a CDS encoding DUF2252 domain-containing protein, whose amino-acid sequence MSYKAINLHNRQQQVVSAIAQNNQSLIDSDRQVKYQKMAESPYSFLRGSNHLFWEDIYNDWRLSLFGGNADTQTWLQGDAHLYNFGAFANYYKQVIYGFDDFDDAIVGDYQYDLWRLAISLVLDCRENGHFKLKEIAKAVKTLGKAYLKTILNDRHHPALKEIHFTKENTEGKLQKFLKKVAKKETRHKMLDQWTIFNEAQKRVFDKAAKKLSPLTSEEWEMIVSAFPKYRQTLTGEIPADDDRYFQIKDIAKRLWAGTGSLGTPRYYILIEGDAVTAHDDIILDVKRQETPAAYDQMNQEERSAYHSVFSHEGDRHAQAFRAIAEHPDQYLGWMELPDGIYSVRERSPFKEDFPTDKLDKHKDLYQLAQQWGIILATEHKRGGYTLNGSYLFEDAIEQKILGKEKTFIHFLVDVAFQYASCVEQDYTTFLAYFNS is encoded by the coding sequence ATGTCCTATAAAGCGATTAATCTCCATAACCGTCAGCAGCAAGTGGTTAGCGCGATCGCGCAGAATAATCAATCCTTAATCGACTCCGATCGCCAAGTTAAATACCAAAAAATGGCTGAGTCTCCGTATAGTTTTTTACGGGGAAGCAATCATCTGTTTTGGGAAGATATTTACAATGATTGGCGTTTGAGCTTATTCGGCGGCAATGCAGATACTCAGACTTGGTTACAAGGGGATGCTCATCTCTATAATTTTGGTGCCTTTGCCAACTACTATAAACAAGTGATTTATGGCTTCGATGATTTTGATGATGCGATTGTTGGGGATTATCAATATGATTTATGGCGCTTAGCCATTAGTTTAGTCCTTGATTGCCGAGAGAATGGTCATTTTAAGCTGAAAGAAATCGCCAAAGCAGTTAAAACGCTAGGCAAAGCCTATTTAAAAACGATCCTGAATGATCGTCATCATCCTGCCCTCAAAGAGATTCACTTTACCAAAGAGAATACGGAAGGCAAACTACAAAAGTTTTTGAAGAAAGTTGCCAAAAAAGAAACCCGTCACAAGATGCTGGATCAATGGACAATCTTTAATGAAGCTCAAAAGCGAGTCTTTGACAAAGCAGCGAAAAAATTATCTCCCTTAACCAGTGAAGAATGGGAAATGATTGTTTCGGCTTTCCCCAAGTATCGACAAACCCTCACCGGTGAGATTCCTGCTGATGATGACCGTTATTTTCAGATTAAAGATATTGCCAAACGACTTTGGGCCGGCACGGGATCGCTGGGGACACCGCGCTATTACATCTTAATTGAAGGCGATGCAGTGACGGCTCATGATGACATTATTCTTGATGTCAAACGCCAAGAAACGCCAGCTGCTTATGACCAAATGAACCAAGAAGAAAGAAGTGCTTACCATAGCGTATTTTCTCATGAAGGGGATCGTCATGCCCAAGCCTTCCGCGCGATCGCGGAACATCCTGACCAATATCTAGGTTGGATGGAATTACCCGATGGTATCTATTCGGTTCGTGAACGCTCTCCGTTTAAAGAAGATTTTCCCACCGACAAATTAGACAAACACAAAGATCTGTATCAACTTGCCCAGCAATGGGGCATTATCCTCGCAACGGAACACAAGCGCGGTGGATACACGCTTAATGGCAGCTATCTTTTTGAGGATGCGATCGAACAAAAAATTCTCGGCAAAGAAAAGACATTTATTCACTTTTTAGTCGATGTTGCCTTTCAATATGCGAGTTGTGTGGAACAAGATTACACTACCTTCCTTGCCTATTTCAATTCATGA
- a CDS encoding RNA-binding S4 domain-containing protein — translation MSETIKLDQFLKYQGLAQTGGEAKMMIWDEEVWVNDEIETRRGRKLINGDRVTAFGMTYVVDLTQE, via the coding sequence ATGAGTGAAACGATTAAACTGGATCAATTTCTCAAGTATCAAGGTCTTGCCCAAACAGGAGGGGAAGCCAAAATGATGATTTGGGACGAAGAAGTATGGGTCAATGATGAAATTGAAACCCGGCGGGGACGAAAACTTATTAATGGTGATCGCGTTACAGCTTTTGGAATGACCTATGTTGTTGATTTGACTCAAGAGTAA
- a CDS encoding methyltransferase domain-containing protein — MDSPAPLNQLDQALQPLAKVAYQTFQQGKSVFALTHKSISSRLTSLAAPERDEKVQTVSPEVLNQFRIRLNQLLEIDWQEAEQGIYPTSLVFDNPWDDFFTYYPLVWLDLPSIWQRIQNGRYQEFSPEIDTEGYPSYYLQNFHYQTDGYLSDLSANLYDLQVELLFNGAADAMRRRILGPLKMGLQEITSLDAKDTKVLDVACGTGRTLRLLRGMLPKVSLHGTDLSPTYLRKANQLLSELPGELPQLIQGNAETLPYSDEYFHGISCVFTFHELPPQARQNVINEVFRVLKPGGVFVICDSMQAIDHPELMPMMENFPILFHEPYYKSYIHDDLGERLTAAGFTVTDVQNHFASKYWVAYKS, encoded by the coding sequence ATGGATTCTCCTGCACCCTTAAACCAATTGGATCAGGCGCTGCAACCTTTGGCAAAGGTTGCTTATCAGACGTTCCAACAAGGTAAAAGTGTTTTTGCACTCACTCACAAAAGCATTAGTTCTCGTCTGACCAGTTTAGCTGCCCCAGAACGAGATGAAAAGGTTCAAACGGTATCCCCAGAAGTCTTGAACCAATTTCGGATACGTCTGAATCAACTGTTAGAAATAGATTGGCAAGAAGCAGAACAAGGAATTTATCCCACTTCCTTAGTATTTGATAATCCTTGGGATGATTTCTTTACGTATTATCCGCTGGTTTGGCTGGATTTACCTTCAATTTGGCAAAGAATTCAAAACGGGCGCTATCAAGAGTTTTCTCCAGAAATTGATACCGAAGGCTATCCCAGTTATTATCTGCAAAACTTTCACTACCAAACGGATGGCTATCTCAGCGATTTATCGGCCAATCTCTATGATTTACAAGTGGAATTGCTCTTTAATGGGGCAGCAGATGCGATGCGGAGACGGATCTTAGGTCCTTTAAAGATGGGCTTACAAGAGATAACCTCCTTGGATGCTAAAGACACCAAAGTTTTAGATGTGGCTTGTGGAACGGGACGCACCCTTCGCCTCTTGCGAGGAATGCTACCCAAAGTGTCTTTACATGGCACGGATCTCTCTCCAACCTATCTACGGAAGGCGAATCAACTCCTCTCTGAACTTCCAGGGGAATTACCGCAATTGATCCAGGGGAATGCGGAAACCTTACCCTATTCCGATGAATATTTCCATGGCATTAGTTGTGTGTTTACGTTTCACGAATTGCCACCCCAAGCCCGCCAAAATGTGATTAACGAAGTTTTTCGGGTCTTAAAACCAGGCGGTGTCTTCGTCATTTGTGATTCAATGCAAGCGATTGATCATCCTGAGTTGATGCCGATGATGGAAAACTTCCCGATTCTGTTCCATGAACCCTATTACAAGAGTTACATTCATGATGATTTAGGGGAACGCTTAACTGCTGCTGGTTTTACTGTGACCGATGTCCAAAACCATTTTGCGAGCAAATATTGGGTTGCATACAAATCATAG
- the sppA gene encoding signal peptide peptidase SppA, with translation MRNFLKQLFATLIGSFLGLVLFSIVGTGSLLILLLLVGNRAQEPQLASDSILVFDLSKPIQDTNPPLSIVETLLEDKERPLTVQEVLTSLEKAQTDDQIKGILLDGSQGQTETGYAVLKEIRQALADFQSSGKKVIAYDLTFSEREYYLASVADEVILNPLGNLEMNGLRSEQTFFAGAFDQYGVGIQVIRVGEYKSAVEPFIRQDFSPENEEQTTLLLADLWDEFLESVGEARGIEVNNLQNIVNQEGFLLANEAQELGLVDQLAHDDEVRKKFETLVGKNNNEDADAESFPNISMARYSDLEKGSAAVAENKIAVLYAQGSIVTGEGALDNIGSERLSKQIRKLREDEAIKAVVLRINSPGGSAMASNVILRELQLTREEKPVIVSMGNVAASGGYWIALGGNRIFAQPNTVTGSIGVFGVLPNIQELANENGITWDAVTTGDLAGLDTISRPKTEQELAVYQDVVNQIYDQFVAKVAAARDLPQERVAEIAQGRVWSGEDAQEIGLVDELGGLESAIAHAAEAAELGDNWELQQYPKTNLFEEQFLKRLTGEIRLTRTSDHPFDSRVEKLRTAWEDFRVLNDPNQAYARLPFEFWVD, from the coding sequence ATGCGTAATTTTTTAAAGCAACTTTTCGCGACGTTAATTGGTAGTTTTTTGGGGCTTGTTTTATTCTCTATTGTTGGCACAGGGAGCTTATTAATCTTACTATTGCTAGTCGGAAACCGCGCACAAGAACCCCAACTTGCTTCTGATTCTATATTAGTATTTGATCTCTCGAAACCCATTCAAGATACAAATCCTCCTTTGAGTATTGTTGAAACCCTTTTGGAAGACAAAGAGCGTCCGCTAACAGTGCAGGAGGTTTTAACTTCACTAGAAAAAGCGCAAACTGATGATCAAATTAAAGGCATTTTATTAGATGGGAGTCAAGGTCAAACTGAAACGGGTTACGCTGTCCTGAAAGAAATTCGTCAAGCCTTAGCTGACTTTCAATCTAGTGGCAAAAAAGTAATTGCTTACGATCTCACATTTAGTGAAAGAGAATACTATTTGGCATCTGTTGCTGACGAAGTAATTTTGAACCCCTTAGGCAATTTAGAAATGAATGGGTTACGTTCTGAGCAAACCTTCTTTGCAGGAGCATTTGATCAATATGGCGTTGGCATTCAAGTGATCCGGGTAGGAGAGTATAAGTCAGCCGTTGAACCCTTTATTCGTCAAGACTTTAGCCCGGAAAATGAAGAACAAACAACCCTACTGCTAGCAGATCTTTGGGATGAATTTTTAGAAAGTGTAGGAGAAGCCAGGGGAATTGAGGTCAACAATCTCCAAAATATTGTTAATCAAGAAGGATTTTTATTAGCCAATGAAGCGCAAGAACTTGGGTTAGTTGATCAATTAGCCCATGATGATGAAGTTAGAAAAAAGTTTGAAACTTTAGTTGGCAAAAATAATAATGAAGATGCAGATGCAGAGTCTTTTCCTAATATTTCCATGGCTCGATATAGTGATTTAGAAAAGGGTTCAGCAGCAGTTGCAGAAAATAAAATTGCGGTACTTTATGCCCAAGGCAGTATTGTGACGGGAGAAGGGGCATTAGATAATATTGGTAGTGAGCGTTTGAGTAAACAAATTCGCAAGCTACGAGAGGATGAGGCGATCAAGGCAGTGGTGTTACGCATTAATAGTCCCGGCGGCAGTGCGATGGCATCCAATGTTATTTTGCGAGAACTACAGTTAACCCGCGAAGAAAAACCCGTGATTGTCTCCATGGGAAATGTCGCTGCCTCGGGAGGCTACTGGATTGCTTTAGGTGGAAATCGGATTTTTGCGCAACCGAATACTGTAACTGGTTCCATTGGAGTGTTTGGGGTGCTACCCAACATTCAAGAATTAGCCAATGAAAATGGCATCACCTGGGATGCCGTTACAACAGGAGATTTAGCTGGCTTAGATACGATTTCTCGCCCGAAAACCGAACAAGAATTAGCGGTTTATCAAGATGTTGTGAACCAAATTTATGATCAGTTTGTTGCTAAAGTCGCTGCGGCTAGAGATCTACCGCAAGAACGGGTGGCAGAAATTGCCCAAGGTCGGGTTTGGTCAGGAGAAGATGCGCAAGAGATCGGACTGGTCGATGAATTAGGTGGTTTAGAAAGCGCGATCGCGCACGCAGCAGAAGCCGCTGAATTGGGAGATAACTGGGAACTCCAACAATATCCGAAAACAAACCTCTTTGAAGAACAGTTTTTAAAACGACTCACCGGAGAAATTCGCCTGACTCGGACTTCAGATCATCCCTTTGATAGCCGTGTGGAAAAACTGCGTACTGCCTGGGAAGATTTTCGTGTGTTAAACGATCCGAACCAAGCTTATGCGCGTCTTCCCTTTGAATTTTGGGTAGATTAA